The nucleotide sequence TTAATGAAGCTTTGTATAGTTCCGACTATAGAGGGATTATACTTGATTTAAGAGGTAATCCGGGAGGACTTCTAAATGAATGTGTTGATATAGCATCTCAGTTTATACCTGAAGGGGAAGTTATAGTTTCTATGGATGATAAGTATGGTAATAAAGAGGTTATTAAAGCGAAAAAAGGAGTGTCTGAGGATAAAAAAATTGTTGTACTTGGAGATTCTGGAAGTGCTTCGGCTTCAGAAGTTTTAATCGGTGCTCTTAAGGATCATAACAGAGCTGTTTTTGTTGGTGAAACAACGTTTGGCAAGGGATTGGTTCAGAGGGTATTTGAACTTGGTGATGGTAGTGGAGTTAAGGTTACGGTGTCTAAGTATTATACACCATCAGATGAATACATAAATAAGGTTGGAATAAATCCTGATGTTGAGGTTTTATACCCCCAAGATGAAATTATTAAACATAAACAAATAGCTAATGGGGATTCAAAAAAGATGAGAGAGCTAGATTATCAATATTTAAGGGCTTTAGAGATATTAAAGGAGAATATTAAAAGTCAATGATTTTGTATGTTTATTTAATATCTTTTATTTTGAATTTTATTAATATATGTAAAAATAATAAGGTGGGAATTTATTACCACCTTATTTTAATATGTAAAAATATATTATTAATAATTTTTTTGAATTTACTTTTTAAAGATATGATCAAAAGTATTGGTATTTATTATTTAGATGAGAAGGTTTTAATATTAATTTGTTTATTTAGTTTGTTAAATTATTTTTTGGTAGGTAGGTATATATGTATATCGTTTAGTGGGGTTATATGTTATTTGTTTTTAAAATTAATTGGATTTGATGTAGATACTAGTTTTATAATTTTACTCATTGGAGTCCTACATATATTTGAGGGTGTATTTATTTGTTTGAATTTTGAAAGCAATATTAATAAGCTTTATTTACCTATTTATTTTGGGGGTATTCATATAATATTTCTTATGTTTTTTAGAAGAAGTTATTTAAATAATTTTAAATATAGTAAATTTATATCCGGGTTATTCGTTTTTGTATATGGTGTGATTGTTATGATATTATATAAATTTATAGGAAATGTATTTTCGTTAATAATGATTTGTTTTCTTCATGAAGTTATGATTTTGTTAGAAAAGAGAGTTAATAAAGAGATTTGTAAGATTATTTAGGAGATATATAATGAAAAAGTTTAAGATAAATTCGAAATTTAAGCCTATGGGAGATCAGCCTCAAGCTATAAAAGAACTTGTAAATTCTATTAATTGTGGGAATAAATATCAAACTCTTTTAGGTGTTACTGGATCTGGAAAAACTTTCACTATGGCGAATGTTATAGAAAATCTTCAAAGACCTGCTTTGGTACTTGCTCATAATAAAATATTAGCTGCACAATTATGCACGGAATTTAGGGAGTTTTTTCCAGAAAATTCTGTTGAATATTTTGTATCTTATTATGATTATTACCAACCTGAGGCGTATGTTCCTCAAACAGATACATTAATAGAGAAGGATGCTTCTATTAATCAGGAGATAGATAAGTTAAGGCACTCTGCTACATCTTCTTTAATTGAGAGAAGAGATACTATAGTTGTGGCTTCGGTATCTTGTATATATGGTTTAGGGAATCCTTTGGAGTATAGGAAGCTTGTTGTTAATTTGAGAGTTGGTATGGTTCGTGATAGGGATGATATTGTACGCCAACTTGTTGAAATACAGTATGAAAGAAATGAAATAGATTTTGCTAGATGTACGTTTAGAGCTAAAGGTGATGTTCTTGATATTGTACCGGCATCTTCTTTTAATGTTGGTATTCGAGTTGAATTTTTTGGAGATGAGATAGAAAAAATAAGCGAATTTGATATTTTGACAGGAAAGGTTTTTTCAAAGTTAACACATATTTCAATATACCCAGCGACGCATTTCGCTACATCTAAGGATGCAATTGAAAATGCGATAAATGAAATAAATTTAGAGCTTTATGATAGAGTTAAGTATTTTAAAGAAAATGGTAAACTTTTAGAGGCTCAGCGGATTAAAGAGAGAGTTAATTATGACATTGAGATGATGAGAGAGATTGGATATTGCAGTGGTATTGAAAATTATTCTAGGATTTTAGATGGGAGAGAGAAGGGGAGTAAACCTTATACTTTATTTGATTACTTTCCGTCTGATTATTTGTTATTTATAGATGAATCTCATGTTACTATACCACAGATTAGGGCTATGTATGCTGGGGATAGGTCAAGAAAAGAATCCCTTGTTAATTATGGATTTAGACTTCCTTGTGCTTATGATAATCGTCCTCTTAAATTTGAGGAATTTGAAGAGAAGATAAACCAGGTGGTTTTTGTTTCAGCAACGCCTTCAGATTATGAGAAAGAGCATCAGGAAGTTATAGTAAATCAAATTATAAGACCTACAGGTCTTTTAGATCCTATAGTTGAGGTTAGACCTATTGAAAATCAGATAGATGATTTATATGGGGAAGTTATAAAAACTATAGAGAAAGGTTATAGGGTTTTAGTTACAACTTTAACTAAAAAAATGGCAGAACATTTAACTGATTATCTGAATGAGTTAAACATTAAAACTACATATATGCATTCAGATGTGAAAACCATAGATAGAATGGAGATAATAAGGGATTTAAGAAGTGGAGAATTCGATGTTTTGGTTGGTATAAATTTGTTAAGAGAGGGTCTTGATATACCTGAAGTATCCCTTGTATGCATTCTTGATGCTGATAAAGAAGGTTTTTTAAGATCTGAAACAAGTCTTATTCAAACGATAGGAAGAGCCGCAAGAAATGCAGAGAGTAGAGTTATATTATATGGTGATATTATAACAAAGTCTATGAAAAAAGCTATTGATGAAACAAAGAGAAGAAGAGATATACAAATGGAGCATAATAAAAAGCATGGCATAATTCCTAAAACTGTTATAAAGGGTATAAGAGAGGTGATACAAGCAACGAAGATATCCAATGAGGGAGTGAGTAAAAAGAAGGTCGATATAAATATTCCAAAAGATTTTGATGAGTGTATGAAACGAATTGATGTACTTGAGAAAGAGATGAAAAGATGTGCTAAGGAACTTGATTTTGAGCGCGCGATGGAACTTAGAGATGAGATAAGAGAAATTAAGAAAATTGTATTTATTTAGGAGGAATAATGGAATACATAGAGATAAAAGGTGCGAGGGTTAATAATTTAAAGAATTGTAGTGTTAAATTTCCAAGGAATAAACTTGTTGTATTTACTGGAGTTTCTGGATCGGGTAAAACTTCTTTAGCTTTTGATACTTTATATGCAGAAGGTCAGAGGAGATATGTTGAATCATTATCTACATATGCAAGGCAATTTCTAGGGCAGATGGATAAACCGGAGGTTGACTCTATAACAGGCTTATCTCCAGCCATATCTATTGATCAAAAAACAACCTCAAGGAATCCTAGATCTACAGTTGGTACGGTAACAGAAATATATGATTATTTAAGACTTTTATACTCGAGAGCTGGAACACCACATTGTTACAAATGTGGGAAGGAGATAAAACGTCAGACCATAGATCAAATAGTGGATAGTATAATGGATATTGGGGAAGGAAGTAAAATTCAAGTATTTTCCCCTATAGTAAAAAAACAAAAAGGAAAGCATGAGAAACTTATAGAGAATATTAAAATGCAGGGTTTTGTAAGAGTTCGCATAGATGGGGAAATTTATGATTTATCAGAAGAAGAGATAAACTTAAATAAGAATAAAAAGCATGATATAGATATTTTAGTTGATAGGATTGTTATTAAGAGTTCATCGAGAGGGAGAATTTTTGAATCTGTTGAGAGCAGTTTGAGGTTTTCTGATGGTATTGTAATTATTGATGTTATTGGTTTTGAGGAGATGCTTTTTTCTGAGAAATTTTCTTGTGTTGATTGTCAAATAAGCATATCAGAACTTGAGCCTCGTAGTTTTTCGTTTAATGCTCCTTTTGGGAAATGCGATGAGTGTGATGGAATTGGGAGAAAATTTGAGATAGATAAAAAATTACTTATAAATGAAGAGCTATCTATTTTGGGTGGATGTATAAATAGCATTGGAGAAAGTTCTTTAAAAGAAGGGAGTTGGTCTTTTAGTATATTTAAAGCTTTAAGTGAAAAATATGATTTTTCTTTACATGAACCATTTAAAAATCTAAGTGAAGATATAAAGGATATAATATTTAATGGAACAGAGGAGAAGATAAGCATTAAGTATGGAGAAGAAGGAAATACATATAATCATAGATTTGAAGGAATTATGAATGTATTAAAAAGAAGATATAGAGAGAGTTCTTCAAATCATGTAAAACAAGATATTGAAAGATATATGTCAAACAAAAATTGCGAGAAATGTAATGGTGCGAGACTAAGACCTGAGGTTTTAGCGGTTAAATTTAATGGTGTTAATATATATGAATTAACGTGTATGAGCATAGAGGATTCTATAAAATTTTTAGATGAAGTTGAGCTTAAAGGGAAAGATAAAGTTATAGCAGAACCTATAATTAATGAGATAAGAAGTAGATTGTCTTTTTTAAATAATGTCGGATTATCTTATTTGAATTTAGCGAGAACCGCATCAACTTTATCAGGTGGTGAATCTCAGAGGATAAGACTTGCTACCCAAATTGGATCGAGCCTTGTTGGTGTTTTATATGTTTTAGATGAACCGAGTATTGGGCTTCATCAAAGAGATAATGATAAGCTTATAGAAACGCTTAAGAGTTTGAGAGATATTGGAAACAGTGTTGTGGTTGTTGAACATGATGAAGATACTATAAGGGAAGCGGATTTTATAGTGGATATAGGTAAGTTTGCGGGAGATCAAGGTGGAGAAGTAGTTTATCAAGGGGATTATAATGGGATTTTAAGATCTTACGAATCTATAACAGGAGCGTATTTAAGAGGAGAGAAAACTATTCTAGTTCCTCAAAGTAGAAGAAGTGGTAATGGAAATTTCATAGAAGTTATAGGGTGTATTGAAAATAATTTAAAAGATATTTCTATAAATATACCTCTTGGAACATTAACATTAGTTACTGGAGTTTCTGGATCGGGAAAGAGTACTTTTGTAAATCAAATATTATATAAGGGGATAAATAGAGAGCTGAACAATTCGAAAGATAAGCCGGGAGCATTTAAGGAAATAAAAGGTATAGAGAATATAGATAAGATAATTGATATAGATCAATCTCCTATTGGTAGAACTCCAAGATCGAATCCGGCTACATATATAGGGGTATTCGATTACATAAGGGAATTATTTGCGACAACAAATGATTCAAAGGTTCGTGGGTATAAGCAAGGAAGGTTTAGTTTTAATGTTAAAGGCGGAAGATGTGAGGCTTGCCAAGGTGATGGAGTTATAAAAATAGAGATGCAATTTTTGTCAGATGTGTATGTTAATTGTGAAGTATGTAAAGGAAGTAGATATAATAAGGAAACTCTTGAGGTTAAATATAAAGATAAGAATATATCTGATGTTCTTAATATGACTGTATATGAAGCTATGGAATTTTTTGAGTCTATACCAAAGATATATAATAAGATAAAGACCCTAAATGATGTTGGATTATCGTATATAAAACTTGGTCAGAGCTCTACGACATTATCAGGTGGAGAAGCACAGAGAGTTAAACTTGCAAATGAGCTATCTAAAAAAAGTACGGGAAGGACGCTTTATATATTAGATGAACCTACAACAGGTCTTCATATATATGATGTAAGTAAGCTTGTAGAAATTTTACATATGCTAGTTAATAATGGGAATACTGTAATTGTTATCGAACATAATCTGGATGTTATAAAAAATGCAGATTATATTATTGATTTAGGTCCTGAGGGCGGATCTTTAGGAGGGAATGTTATAGCTAAGGGTAAGCCGGAAGAAATTTGTTTAGTTAAGGAATCTTATACAGGTAAATATTTAAGGAAATATTTAGATATTGAATAGGATTTTTATTATGAATTTTTGGGAATTAATTTCAAAGGGTATATCTATATGTAGTGTGTTTTTGCTTTTTTATATAGTTTTAACACTTATAAAGAATTACATATTCAATGATTTTTGATATTAGGATTTTTTATAAAATGCGGATCATAAGGAGTGAAAATGGTAGAAAATATAAATGAAAAGAAGTTATATTTTATATTAAATTTAGCTTTATCCCTTATAGTTTTTTTAAATTTATTTGTGGCAAAAAGGAGCTTAGATTTTTATCTATGCTTTATATCAATCTCATACATATCTATTATATTTATTGTTTATCTTTTTCAAAAAAATATATTTAAAAAAGTAGATAATTCGTTAAATTTAATTATAAATTTATTTGTGCTTCTTGGACTTACAATTATATATAGAATAAATCCAACGATGGCGTTTAAACAGTGCATATTATTTTTATTTGGATACATGGTTTATTTTATCGTTATGTTTTTTGTGAGGGATATGAATGAGTTTTTTAAGTTTAAATGGGTGTATTTTTGTTTAGCGCTTATATTTATGAGTATATCTTTTTTGTTTGGAAAGTACATAAATGGTTCGAAAAATTGGATTTCTTTATTTGGGATAACATTTCAACCATCTGAGTTTGGTAAAATTTTTATAATTTTATATCTATCTTCTGTGCTCAGAAATAATAGGGATAAGGTTGATAAATATATGGCTATATTCCTTATACTTTTTAGTTTGACTATTTTAACACTTCAGAGAGATTTGGGGACAGCTGTAATTGTATTTGTTTTGAGTATGCTTATGTATTATATAAGAACCTCTAAGTATAAATTTTTGATGTTTATAATTATATCAACTTTAATACTCGGGGTGCTTGCTTATATTAATTTTTCGCATGTTAGGGTTCGTATCCATGCTTGGTTAAATCCTGAAAGTGATCCTACTCGTACAACATATCAGGTACTACAAGGATTTTTTGCTATGGGATCAGGAGGATTTTTAGGAAGTGGATTATACAAAGGGAATTTAGAGCTTATACCTGTTAATTATACTGATTATATATTTGTGTCTATTGTGGAAGAACTTGGTATATTTACTGGATTATTAATTGTCTTCTTATATTTTTTATTCTTCGTTAAAGTTATGAAAAATAGTGTAAAGATGAAATCCAAAGATGAAAGTAAACTTATTATGATTGGGTTTAATGTAATAATTGCACTTCAGACTACAATTATTTTAGGAGGAGTTTTAAATTTAATACCTTTAACTGGAGTTACGTTACCATTTATAAGTTATGGAGGGAGTTCAATTATAAGTTTGTTTATTATGTTTGGGATTATGCAAAAAATATTAGAGGGGGATATTTGATGAATAAGAATTTGAAGATAATATCATTTATATTTTCATTTTTATTCTTGCTTATTATATCTTCTCTTATATATTTTTGGGTTTTTAAGTCTACATATTATGCAGAGCATGCATTAAATAAAAGATCATTTAATGAAAGGTTTAAATTTACTAGAGGTAGAATTTTAGATAGGGAAGGAAATGTTTTAGCTTATAGTGAGGAGAATGGACAAAAAAGGATTTATCCATATGGAGAGGCGTTATTTCATCCAATAGGATACGCGGATATTAAATATGGTATGTCTGGTATTGAAAATGAGATGGATGAGTATTTAAGAGAACCTAGAGGTTTTATAAGTGGAATTAAATCTTTTTTTGGTTATGAGGATACAAAGGGAAGTGATATTAAATTAACAATAAACAGTGAACTTCAAAGGTATGCATATGAAATTATTGGAGATAATAGGGGAGCTATTGTTGTTATGAATCCTAAAACTGGAGAAATTTATGCTCTTGTGAGTAAACCATCATTTGATCCAAATAATTTGAATGATATTTGGGAGGAGATTATGTCAAATGAGGATGCTCCATTATACAATAGAGCTATAAATGGAAAGTATCCACCAGGGTCTACTTTTAAAGTTTTAACATCATCTTTAGCTATAGAGAGTATTGATAATATACTTAATAGAAGATTTAAAGATCAAGGGTTTATTGATTTTAGTGATTCTAGTAGATTATATAATCAAAATGGTAAGGCGTTTGGAGAATTAAGTTTAAAAGATGCATTTATAAAATCTAGCAATGTTGTATTTGGAAATTTAGCCTTAGAGCTTGGAAATAATGAGCTTAAAAATTATGCTGAAAGATTTTATTTTAATAGGAATTTAAATTTAATGGGATTAAGTGTATCTAAAAGTTATTTTCCTAAATTAAATGAGAATGAGATTGGACTTATTGCTCAAACAGGAATTGGTCAAGGTCCAATATTGATAACTCCGATTAACCTTGCTTTAATATCAAGTACGATTGCAAATGATGGAATTATGATGAAGCCTTACATAGTGTCTGAAGTTTCAAATTCTTATGGTAATATTATAAATAAAAATGTGAAGAATATATTGTCAAAACCCATAAAGCGTAATACCTCATCTATTATATCCTCATATATGAGAGGTGTTGTTGAGAGCAATTTATCTCATATAAGTGAATTTTCAAATATTAAGGCGTGTGGTAAAACAGGAACTGCTGATTATAAAGATGGAGATGGTGATGGTATTCCTCATTCTTTGTTCATAGGTTTTGCTCCATATGATGATCCTAAGGTTTCTATATCGGTAATAGTTGAAGGTGGAGGAGAAGGTAGGGGAATTGCATCTGAGATTTCTTCTAAGGTAATGAAAAAGTCAATTGAATTAATTGGGTAATATATGAGTTTTGGGTGGTGTTCACGTTGTTTGATATAAAGTATAATATTAGTATTTTACCAGAATCTCCTGGTGTTTATATAATGAAAGATAAAGATGAGAATGTTATATATGTAGGTAAAGCTAAGAATTTAAGGAAAAGGGTTTCTCAATATTTTAGGAAAACTCAGAATCATTCAGAAAAGACAAGATCACTTGTGAAAAATATAATAGAATTTGAGTACATAGTAACCGAGAATGAAATAGAAGCATTGATATTAGAGGATAGTTTAATAAAGAAATATCAACCTAAGTATAATATTTTGCTAAAAGATGATAAAACATATCCATTTATAAAGATAACGATAAATGAAGATTTTCCGAGAGTGTTTTCAACAAAAAATTATATAAAAGATGGAAATTTATATTTTGGACCTTTTCCTTCCATAAATTCTGTTAATGAGATAATGTCGCTTATCCGAAGCTATTTTTTAGTAAGGAGCTGTAACATACATATAAAAGATGGAGTTAAATCGTGTAGACCATGTATTTATTATCAAACTAAGAAATGTAATGCTCCTTGTTATGGTCTTATATCTAAAGAAAAGTATGGTGAAATAATAAATGAAATTAGCGATATATTAAATGGTAAAAGTAAGGATTATATTTTGAATTTATTAAAAGAGCAAATGTTTAAACATTCTGAAAACTTGGAATATGAACAAGCGAGAGATATACGAGATAAAATAGAAGGAATAA is from Candidatus Arthromitus sp. SFB-rat-Yit and encodes:
- the uvrB gene encoding excinuclease ABC subunit UvrB — its product is MKKFKINSKFKPMGDQPQAIKELVNSINCGNKYQTLLGVTGSGKTFTMANVIENLQRPALVLAHNKILAAQLCTEFREFFPENSVEYFVSYYDYYQPEAYVPQTDTLIEKDASINQEIDKLRHSATSSLIERRDTIVVASVSCIYGLGNPLEYRKLVVNLRVGMVRDRDDIVRQLVEIQYERNEIDFARCTFRAKGDVLDIVPASSFNVGIRVEFFGDEIEKISEFDILTGKVFSKLTHISIYPATHFATSKDAIENAINEINLELYDRVKYFKENGKLLEAQRIKERVNYDIEMMREIGYCSGIENYSRILDGREKGSKPYTLFDYFPSDYLLFIDESHVTIPQIRAMYAGDRSRKESLVNYGFRLPCAYDNRPLKFEEFEEKINQVVFVSATPSDYEKEHQEVIVNQIIRPTGLLDPIVEVRPIENQIDDLYGEVIKTIEKGYRVLVTTLTKKMAEHLTDYLNELNIKTTYMHSDVKTIDRMEIIRDLRSGEFDVLVGINLLREGLDIPEVSLVCILDADKEGFLRSETSLIQTIGRAARNAESRVILYGDIITKSMKKAIDETKRRRDIQMEHNKKHGIIPKTVIKGIREVIQATKISNEGVSKKKVDINIPKDFDECMKRIDVLEKEMKRCAKELDFERAMELRDEIREIKKIVFI
- a CDS encoding peptidoglycan D,D-transpeptidase FtsI family protein translates to MNKNLKIISFIFSFLFLLIISSLIYFWVFKSTYYAEHALNKRSFNERFKFTRGRILDREGNVLAYSEENGQKRIYPYGEALFHPIGYADIKYGMSGIENEMDEYLREPRGFISGIKSFFGYEDTKGSDIKLTINSELQRYAYEIIGDNRGAIVVMNPKTGEIYALVSKPSFDPNNLNDIWEEIMSNEDAPLYNRAINGKYPPGSTFKVLTSSLAIESIDNILNRRFKDQGFIDFSDSSRLYNQNGKAFGELSLKDAFIKSSNVVFGNLALELGNNELKNYAERFYFNRNLNLMGLSVSKSYFPKLNENEIGLIAQTGIGQGPILITPINLALISSTIANDGIMMKPYIVSEVSNSYGNIINKNVKNILSKPIKRNTSSIISSYMRGVVESNLSHISEFSNIKACGKTGTADYKDGDGDGIPHSLFIGFAPYDDPKVSISVIVEGGGEGRGIASEISSKVMKKSIELIG
- the uvrA gene encoding excinuclease ABC subunit UvrA; amino-acid sequence: MEYIEIKGARVNNLKNCSVKFPRNKLVVFTGVSGSGKTSLAFDTLYAEGQRRYVESLSTYARQFLGQMDKPEVDSITGLSPAISIDQKTTSRNPRSTVGTVTEIYDYLRLLYSRAGTPHCYKCGKEIKRQTIDQIVDSIMDIGEGSKIQVFSPIVKKQKGKHEKLIENIKMQGFVRVRIDGEIYDLSEEEINLNKNKKHDIDILVDRIVIKSSSRGRIFESVESSLRFSDGIVIIDVIGFEEMLFSEKFSCVDCQISISELEPRSFSFNAPFGKCDECDGIGRKFEIDKKLLINEELSILGGCINSIGESSLKEGSWSFSIFKALSEKYDFSLHEPFKNLSEDIKDIIFNGTEEKISIKYGEEGNTYNHRFEGIMNVLKRRYRESSSNHVKQDIERYMSNKNCEKCNGARLRPEVLAVKFNGVNIYELTCMSIEDSIKFLDEVELKGKDKVIAEPIINEIRSRLSFLNNVGLSYLNLARTASTLSGGESQRIRLATQIGSSLVGVLYVLDEPSIGLHQRDNDKLIETLKSLRDIGNSVVVVEHDEDTIREADFIVDIGKFAGDQGGEVVYQGDYNGILRSYESITGAYLRGEKTILVPQSRRSGNGNFIEVIGCIENNLKDISINIPLGTLTLVTGVSGSGKSTFVNQILYKGINRELNNSKDKPGAFKEIKGIENIDKIIDIDQSPIGRTPRSNPATYIGVFDYIRELFATTNDSKVRGYKQGRFSFNVKGGRCEACQGDGVIKIEMQFLSDVYVNCEVCKGSRYNKETLEVKYKDKNISDVLNMTVYEAMEFFESIPKIYNKIKTLNDVGLSYIKLGQSSTTLSGGEAQRVKLANELSKKSTGRTLYILDEPTTGLHIYDVSKLVEILHMLVNNGNTVIVIEHNLDVIKNADYIIDLGPEGGSLGGNVIAKGKPEEICLVKESYTGKYLRKYLDIE
- a CDS encoding FtsW/RodA/SpoVE family cell cycle protein; its protein translation is MVENINEKKLYFILNLALSLIVFLNLFVAKRSLDFYLCFISISYISIIFIVYLFQKNIFKKVDNSLNLIINLFVLLGLTIIYRINPTMAFKQCILFLFGYMVYFIVMFFVRDMNEFFKFKWVYFCLALIFMSISFLFGKYINGSKNWISLFGITFQPSEFGKIFIILYLSSVLRNNRDKVDKYMAIFLILFSLTILTLQRDLGTAVIVFVLSMLMYYIRTSKYKFLMFIIISTLILGVLAYINFSHVRVRIHAWLNPESDPTRTTYQVLQGFFAMGSGGFLGSGLYKGNLELIPVNYTDYIFVSIVEELGIFTGLLIVFLYFLFFVKVMKNSVKMKSKDESKLIMIGFNVIIALQTTIILGGVLNLIPLTGVTLPFISYGGSSIISLFIMFGIMQKILEGDI